The proteins below are encoded in one region of Reichenbachiella sp. 5M10:
- a CDS encoding vanadium-dependent haloperoxidase, producing the protein MKRQILMVLCVALMMTGCDTKQDQTEAYDPIGRDNVAYKWGEIALKATANDTDMFKPRPTITSRFLGLIFTAVFDAWTRYDEKASPVYLTGVERRPSIELTTRNKEIAISYAAYRAMSEYYYSDSTMYREYMLSLGLDPSDESLDPTTPVGIGNLAAKAVIASRRNDGSNQYGELSPDGKPYYDYTQYSPVNSVEENVALQRWQPKYFADGKGGKFAPSCLTPYWQLVKPLMLDSSSQYRPAPPPAVGSEQLALEVKEVIDLQANLTDENRALVEFMRDGPQSVQQAGHWLNFAQQVSLRDHHTLDEDVKMYFYVEAVAMDGFIACWDSKMYYDFARPFALVHDYYRDQTITAWGGPDVGMTQMKGEEWRPYSPSTFLCPPFPSYVSGHSTISGGCAEALRLFTGSDEFGSSVELIPGSMTEPNNLGEKVTLHFPTFTQAGEMAGISRVMGGYHIQADNVEGLNLGRNVAQDIWKKYQKLLGEEDTMSQVQAGL; encoded by the coding sequence ATGAAAAGACAGATACTAATGGTTCTATGTGTAGCCTTGATGATGACAGGGTGTGATACGAAGCAGGATCAAACAGAAGCATACGACCCGATAGGTCGTGACAATGTCGCGTACAAGTGGGGTGAGATAGCACTAAAGGCGACCGCTAATGATACGGACATGTTCAAGCCTAGACCGACGATTACCAGTCGTTTTTTGGGGCTGATATTCACCGCGGTGTTCGATGCATGGACACGCTACGATGAGAAGGCATCTCCAGTCTACCTCACCGGTGTAGAGCGCCGACCAAGTATAGAACTCACCACACGAAACAAGGAAATAGCGATCAGCTATGCTGCATACCGTGCCATGTCGGAGTACTACTACTCGGATTCTACCATGTACCGTGAGTACATGCTGTCGCTCGGTCTAGATCCCAGCGATGAGTCTTTGGATCCTACTACACCTGTTGGAATCGGTAATTTAGCTGCCAAAGCAGTCATCGCTTCTCGCCGTAATGATGGTTCCAATCAATATGGAGAGCTGTCGCCCGATGGCAAGCCGTACTACGATTATACCCAATATAGCCCGGTCAATTCGGTAGAAGAAAACGTGGCGTTGCAACGCTGGCAACCCAAATATTTTGCAGATGGAAAAGGAGGGAAGTTTGCTCCTAGCTGCCTGACACCTTATTGGCAACTTGTGAAACCACTTATGTTAGATTCCTCTAGTCAATATCGACCTGCTCCACCTCCTGCTGTAGGTTCTGAGCAACTGGCGCTAGAGGTCAAAGAAGTAATTGATCTTCAAGCCAATCTTACAGACGAGAATCGAGCTTTGGTGGAGTTTATGAGGGATGGCCCTCAGTCGGTACAGCAGGCGGGGCATTGGTTGAATTTCGCCCAACAAGTATCACTACGTGATCATCATACCTTGGACGAGGACGTCAAGATGTACTTTTATGTTGAAGCCGTGGCGATGGATGGGTTTATTGCATGCTGGGATTCGAAGATGTACTATGATTTTGCTCGCCCGTTTGCATTGGTACATGACTATTATCGTGACCAGACCATTACAGCATGGGGTGGGCCTGATGTTGGGATGACTCAGATGAAGGGGGAGGAGTGGAGACCGTATTCTCCGAGCACGTTTCTGTGTCCTCCGTTTCCGAGTTATGTATCTGGTCATAGCACCATCAGCGGGGGGTGTGCTGAGGCACTGCGTTTGTTTACAGGCAGTGACGAGTTTGGCTCGTCTGTGGAGTTGATACCGGGTAGTATGACCGAGCCCAACAACCTTGGAGAGAAGGTGACTTTGCATTTTCCAACCTTTACCCAGGCAGGTGAAATGGCAGGTATCTCTCGCGTCATGGGAGGCTACCACATACAGGCCGACAATGTCGAAGGATTGAACCTTGGACGCAACGTGGCACAAGATATTTGGAAAAAGTATCAAAAGCTCCTTGGGGAGGAAGATACGATGAGTCAAGTGCAAGCAGGGTTATAA